A genomic region of Pseudomonas abietaniphila contains the following coding sequences:
- the msrP gene encoding protein-methionine-sulfoxide reductase catalytic subunit MsrP yields the protein MLIKSPLASDCKESDVTPESFYLSRRSLLGSSLAGLAVGALPRWSVASDASQYADVEPGAAPSWFKDKLSTTQWQAMTVKGEAITPFKDATHYNNFYEFGTDKGDPAQNAGSLKTEPWSVVIDGEVGKPGRYALEDFMKPYQLEERIYRLRCVEAWSMVIPWMGFPISALLKQVEPTANAKYIRFETLQDPKTMPGQRSGFALIDWPYVEGLRLDEAMNPLAILAVGMYGRELPNQNGAPLRLVVPWKYGFKSVKSIVRISLVSEQPKTTWQSIAANEYGFYANVNPTVDHPRWTQAHERRLPSGLFSPNIRQTEMFNGYGEQVASLYTGLDLRKNY from the coding sequence ATGCTGATCAAATCCCCTTTGGCCTCTGACTGCAAAGAGTCGGATGTCACACCAGAATCCTTCTATCTCTCTCGCCGCTCTCTGCTGGGAAGCTCGCTTGCCGGGCTTGCTGTCGGTGCGTTGCCGCGCTGGTCCGTGGCCAGCGATGCGTCGCAATACGCCGATGTCGAGCCGGGTGCCGCCCCGAGCTGGTTCAAAGACAAGCTCTCAACCACCCAGTGGCAGGCCATGACGGTCAAGGGCGAGGCCATTACCCCGTTCAAGGACGCGACCCACTACAACAACTTCTACGAGTTCGGCACCGATAAGGGCGACCCTGCGCAAAACGCCGGTTCACTCAAGACCGAGCCTTGGAGTGTGGTGATCGACGGGGAAGTGGGCAAACCTGGGCGCTATGCGCTTGAAGACTTCATGAAGCCTTATCAATTGGAAGAGCGCATCTACCGATTGCGTTGTGTCGAGGCCTGGTCGATGGTAATCCCCTGGATGGGCTTTCCGATTTCCGCCCTGCTCAAGCAAGTCGAGCCGACGGCGAATGCAAAATACATTCGCTTCGAAACGCTGCAAGACCCGAAGACGATGCCGGGTCAGCGATCCGGTTTTGCGTTGATCGACTGGCCTTATGTGGAAGGGCTGCGACTGGACGAAGCGATGAATCCACTGGCGATTCTGGCGGTGGGCATGTACGGACGTGAGCTGCCAAACCAGAACGGTGCACCGTTGCGCTTGGTCGTTCCATGGAAATACGGCTTCAAGAGTGTGAAATCGATTGTGCGCATCAGCCTGGTGAGCGAGCAGCCGAAAACCACGTGGCAAAGCATCGCGGCGAATGAGTACGGCTTCTATGCCAATGTAAACCCTACCGTCGATCACCCGCGCTGGACGCAAGCCCACGAGCGGCGTCTTCCCAGTGGGCTGTTCAGTCCCAATATTCGGCAGACAGAAATGTTCAACGGATATGGCGAGCAGGTGGCTTCTCTCTATACAGGCTTGGATCTTCGGAAAAACTATTGA
- the ilvC gene encoding ketol-acid reductoisomerase, whose product MKVYYDKDCDLSIIQGKKVAIIGYGSQGHAQACNLKDSGVDVTVGLRKGSATVAKAEAHGLKVTDVASAVAAADLVMILTPDEFQSQLYKNEIEPNIKKGATLAFSHGFAIHYNQVVPRADLDVIMIAPKAPGHTVRTEFVKGGGIPDLIAVYQDASGNAKNVALSYASGVGGGRTGIIETTFKDETETDLFGEQAVLCGGTVELVKAGFETLVEAGYAPEMAYFECLHELKLIVDLMYEGGIANMNYSISNNAEYGEYVTGPEVINAESRQAMRNALKRIQDGEYAKMFIAEGASNYASMTAKRRNNKAHGIEIIGEQLRSMMPWIAKNKIVDQTKN is encoded by the coding sequence ATGAAAGTTTATTACGACAAAGACTGCGACCTTTCGATCATCCAGGGCAAGAAAGTGGCCATCATCGGTTACGGCTCCCAAGGCCACGCTCAAGCGTGCAACCTGAAAGACTCCGGCGTTGATGTCACTGTTGGTCTGCGTAAAGGTTCGGCTACTGTCGCCAAGGCTGAAGCCCACGGCCTGAAAGTGACTGACGTTGCTTCCGCCGTTGCCGCTGCTGACCTGGTCATGATCCTGACCCCGGACGAATTCCAGTCCCAGCTGTACAAGAACGAAATCGAGCCGAACATCAAGAAAGGCGCCACCCTGGCCTTCTCCCACGGTTTCGCTATCCACTACAACCAGGTCGTTCCACGTGCCGACCTGGACGTGATCATGATCGCGCCAAAAGCGCCAGGTCACACCGTGCGTACCGAATTCGTCAAAGGCGGCGGCATCCCTGACCTGATCGCTGTTTACCAGGACGCTTCCGGCAATGCCAAAAACGTTGCTCTGTCCTACGCCTCGGGCGTTGGCGGCGGCCGTACCGGCATCATCGAAACCACGTTCAAAGACGAAACCGAAACTGACCTGTTCGGCGAACAAGCCGTACTGTGCGGCGGTACCGTCGAGCTGGTCAAAGCCGGTTTCGAAACCCTGGTTGAAGCGGGCTACGCGCCAGAAATGGCTTACTTCGAGTGCCTGCACGAACTGAAGCTTATCGTTGACCTCATGTACGAAGGCGGTATCGCCAACATGAACTACTCGATCTCCAACAACGCCGAATACGGCGAGTACGTGACCGGTCCTGAGGTCATCAACGCTGAATCCCGTCAGGCCATGCGCAATGCTCTGAAGCGCATCCAGGACGGCGAATACGCGAAGATGTTCATCGCTGAAGGCGCAAGCAACTACGCATCGATGACCGCCAAGCGCCGTAACAACAAGGCTCACGGCATCGAAATCATCGGCGAGCAACTGCGCTCGATGATGCCTTGGATCGCGAAGAACAAAATCGTGGACCAGACCAAGAACTAA
- the mrcB gene encoding penicillin-binding protein 1B — MTRSRTSKKSPKPANSRLRSLLGWALKLSLVGIVILACFAVYLDSIVQEKFSGKRWTIPAKVYARPLELFVGQKLSRDDFLIELDALGYRRESVANGPGAAAVNGNNVDLNTRGFQFYEGADPAQQIHVRFSGDYVADLTAANGSKLAVARLEPLMIGGLYPKNLEDRILIKLDQAPPYLLDTLVTVEDRDFYHHFGVSPKSIARAFWVNASAGQMRQGGSTLTQQLVKNFYLTNERSITRKLTEAMMAILLEIHYSKQEILEAYLNEVFVGQDGQRAVHGFGLASQYFFSQPLSELKLHQVALLVGLVKGPSYYNPRRNPDRALERRNLVLDLLEQQGVASPEAVAAAKKMPLGVTKTGSLADSSFPDFLDLVKRQLRQDYRDEDLTEEGLRIFTSFDPILQMKSEAAVRESFAKMAGRKGSDEMETAMVVTNPETGEVQALIGSRQAGFAGFNRALDAVRPIGSLVKPAIYLTALERPQQYTLTSWVADEPFQVKGADGQIWKPQNFDHKAHGNIFLYQGLAHSYNLSSAKLGLDLGVPNVFKTLTKLGVTRDWPTFPSMLLGAGALSPIEVATMYQTIASGGFNTPLRGIRSVLTAEGEPLKRYPFQIQQRFDPGSIYLLQNAMQRVMREGTGKSVYNVLPSTLNLAGKSGTTNDSRDSWFAGFSQDLLAVVWMGRDDNGKTPFTGATGALQVWTSFMKKADPLPLDMAMPDNVVQAWVNASTGQGTDASCPGAVQMPYIRGSEPQPGPACGGPSAPAESVMDWVKGWLN, encoded by the coding sequence ATGACTCGATCCCGCACTTCGAAAAAATCCCCCAAACCCGCCAACAGCCGCCTTCGCAGCCTGTTGGGCTGGGCCTTGAAACTCAGCCTCGTGGGCATAGTGATCCTTGCCTGCTTCGCGGTGTACCTGGACTCCATCGTCCAGGAAAAATTCTCCGGCAAGCGCTGGACGATTCCCGCCAAGGTATACGCGCGGCCATTGGAGCTGTTCGTCGGACAGAAACTGTCCCGTGATGACTTCCTCATCGAGCTCGATGCCTTGGGCTACCGGCGTGAAAGCGTTGCCAACGGGCCGGGCGCGGCGGCGGTGAACGGCAACAACGTCGACCTGAATACACGCGGCTTTCAGTTCTATGAAGGCGCGGACCCCGCTCAGCAGATCCATGTGCGCTTCTCGGGCGATTATGTCGCCGACCTGACGGCCGCCAATGGTTCCAAGCTCGCCGTTGCACGCCTTGAGCCGCTGATGATCGGCGGTCTTTACCCGAAAAACCTCGAAGACCGCATCCTGATCAAGCTCGATCAGGCACCTCCTTATTTGCTCGATACCCTGGTCACGGTCGAAGACCGAGACTTTTACCATCACTTCGGCGTGTCGCCGAAGTCGATTGCCCGGGCCTTCTGGGTCAACGCCTCGGCGGGACAGATGCGTCAGGGCGGTTCTACCCTGACTCAGCAGCTGGTCAAGAACTTCTACCTGACCAACGAGCGCAGTATCACACGCAAACTGACCGAAGCCATGATGGCGATCCTGTTGGAGATCCATTACAGCAAGCAGGAAATCCTCGAGGCGTACCTCAACGAAGTCTTTGTCGGTCAGGACGGCCAGCGCGCCGTTCACGGTTTCGGGCTGGCGAGTCAATATTTCTTCAGCCAGCCGTTGTCGGAGCTCAAGCTTCATCAGGTGGCGCTGTTGGTCGGTCTCGTGAAGGGGCCTTCTTACTACAACCCGCGTCGCAATCCCGATCGGGCGCTGGAGCGCCGTAACCTGGTGCTCGATCTGCTCGAGCAGCAAGGTGTTGCGTCGCCTGAGGCCGTGGCGGCAGCGAAGAAAATGCCGCTGGGCGTGACCAAGACCGGTTCGCTGGCCGACAGCTCGTTCCCGGACTTCCTGGACCTGGTCAAACGTCAGCTGCGTCAGGACTATCGCGACGAAGACTTGACCGAAGAAGGCCTGCGAATCTTCACCAGCTTCGACCCGATCCTGCAAATGAAGTCGGAAGCCGCTGTTCGTGAGAGTTTCGCGAAGATGGCGGGTCGCAAGGGTTCCGATGAAATGGAAACGGCCATGGTCGTGACCAATCCGGAAACGGGCGAAGTGCAGGCGTTGATCGGCAGCCGTCAGGCCGGATTTGCCGGATTCAACCGTGCGCTGGATGCCGTGCGTCCGATCGGCTCGCTGGTAAAGCCGGCGATTTACCTGACCGCGCTGGAGCGTCCTCAGCAATACACGCTCACCAGTTGGGTCGCAGACGAGCCGTTCCAGGTCAAGGGCGCGGATGGCCAGATCTGGAAGCCGCAGAACTTCGATCACAAGGCCCACGGCAACATCTTCCTGTATCAGGGCCTGGCGCACTCCTACAACTTGTCCAGCGCCAAGCTGGGGCTCGATCTGGGCGTGCCGAATGTCTTCAAGACCCTCACCAAGCTGGGCGTAACCCGCGATTGGCCGACGTTCCCGTCGATGCTGCTCGGGGCTGGCGCCTTGAGCCCGATTGAAGTGGCGACGATGTACCAGACCATTGCCAGCGGCGGCTTCAACACGCCACTGCGGGGTATCCGGAGCGTGCTGACCGCTGAGGGCGAGCCGCTCAAGCGTTATCCGTTCCAGATTCAGCAGCGTTTCGACCCGGGCTCCATTTATCTGCTGCAGAACGCCATGCAGCGCGTGATGCGCGAAGGCACCGGCAAGTCGGTGTACAACGTATTGCCAAGCACGCTGAATCTGGCGGGCAAGTCGGGGACAACGAACGATTCTCGTGACAGCTGGTTCGCAGGCTTCAGTCAGGATTTGCTGGCAGTGGTCTGGATGGGCCGCGACGACAACGGCAAGACACCGTTTACCGGCGCCACGGGCGCGTTGCAGGTCTGGACCAGCTTCATGAAGAAAGCCGACCCGCTTCCGCTGGACATGGCGATGCCGGACAACGTGGTTCAGGCCTGGGTGAATGCTTCAACCGGGCAAGGCACCGACGCCAGCTGCCCGGGCGCCGTACAGATGCCGTATATTCGCGGCAGTGAGCCGCAACCCGGGCCAGCGTGTGGCGGGCCGTCAGCGCCCGCCGAGTCGGTGATGGACTGGGTCAAAGGCTGGTTGAACTAA
- the ilvN gene encoding acetolactate synthase small subunit → MRHIISLLLENEPGALSRVVGLFSQRNYNIESLTVAPTEDPTLSRLTLTTVGHDEVIEQITKNLNKLVEVVKLVDLSESAHIERELMLIKVKATGAQRAEIKRTTDIFRGQIVDVSSSVYTVQLAGTSDKLDSFIQAIGTSAILETVRSGVTGIARGDKVLSI, encoded by the coding sequence ATGCGGCACATCATTTCGCTTTTGCTGGAAAACGAACCGGGTGCCTTGTCTCGCGTCGTCGGCCTGTTTTCGCAGCGTAACTACAACATCGAAAGCCTGACCGTGGCGCCGACCGAGGACCCGACCCTGTCGCGTCTGACGCTGACCACCGTCGGTCACGATGAGGTGATCGAGCAGATCACCAAGAACCTCAACAAGCTGGTTGAAGTGGTCAAGCTGGTCGATCTGTCGGAAAGTGCCCATATCGAGCGCGAGCTGATGCTGATCAAGGTCAAGGCTACGGGTGCCCAACGTGCGGAAATCAAGCGCACCACGGACATCTTCCGCGGCCAGATCGTTGATGTTTCCAGCAGCGTCTACACGGTGCAGCTGGCAGGGACGAGCGACAAACTGGACAGCTTCATCCAGGCGATCGGCACCAGTGCCATCCTGGAAACAGTACGCAGCGGCGTAACGGGCATCGCCCGCGGCGACAAAGTACTGAGCATCTAA
- a CDS encoding tetratricopeptide repeat protein: MNKWWIPALTALALLNGCASQTPGNIPVVDSGSRVSNSERVSANRNTAYRAPVQSPAQAQSIQEDSGVTVMVPGGANASAAPISTFVPPTSAPISTAPINTAPVNQAPINNSYTPPAATSNTYNMPASAPTGIPSASSSGGLSADEQLDGPVLALLTTAQQQQSSGDLNGASSSLERAQRVAPREPQVLYKLAQVRLAQGDAPQAEQLARRGLTYANGRASLQASLWGLIAQAREKQGDAAGAALARQKANG; this comes from the coding sequence GTGAACAAGTGGTGGATTCCGGCTTTAACGGCTCTGGCTTTGCTTAATGGTTGCGCCAGTCAGACGCCCGGCAACATTCCGGTGGTGGACTCCGGCTCGCGCGTGTCCAACAGCGAGCGTGTCTCGGCAAACCGTAACACCGCCTATCGTGCGCCGGTGCAGAGCCCGGCGCAGGCCCAATCGATTCAAGAAGACTCGGGTGTCACCGTGATGGTCCCGGGCGGCGCCAACGCCAGTGCCGCACCGATCTCGACCTTCGTCCCGCCGACCTCGGCGCCGATCAGTACTGCCCCGATCAACACCGCTCCGGTCAACCAGGCGCCGATCAACAACAGCTACACACCACCTGCCGCGACCAGCAACACCTACAACATGCCTGCGTCGGCGCCGACCGGCATTCCGTCGGCGTCAAGCAGCGGCGGCCTGTCAGCCGACGAGCAACTGGACGGTCCGGTCCTGGCACTGCTAACCACCGCGCAGCAACAACAGAGCAGTGGCGACCTCAACGGTGCTTCGTCCAGCCTCGAACGCGCTCAACGTGTCGCGCCACGCGAACCTCAGGTGCTCTACAAACTGGCGCAAGTGCGTCTGGCCCAGGGCGATGCGCCTCAGGCTGAGCAACTGGCGCGTCGTGGTCTGACCTATGCCAACGGCCGCGCCAGCTTGCAGGCGAGCCTGTGGGGGCTGATTGCACAAGCGCGTGAGAAACAGGGCGACGCTGCCGGTGCAGCGCTGGCACGGCAGAAGGCCAATGGATAA
- the msrQ gene encoding protein-methionine-sulfoxide reductase heme-binding subunit MsrQ, which translates to MRYPFWRLSVFIAICIPPVVWLRQAWLLDLGPDPGKVLVDRFGLGTLVLLLITLAMTPLQRVSGWPGWVAVRRQLGLWCFACVVVHMLAYGFFILGFDWAQLGVELVKRPYIIVGSLGFLCLLALALTSNRYSQRRLGARWKKLHRLSYAVLGLGLLHMLWIVRADLKEWAIYAGIGAFLLILRIPAIARRIPRRTGRRAAAVTKV; encoded by the coding sequence ATGCGTTATCCGTTCTGGCGTCTGTCTGTCTTCATTGCCATCTGCATCCCGCCTGTCGTGTGGCTCCGTCAGGCGTGGCTTCTCGATTTGGGACCCGATCCCGGAAAGGTGCTGGTGGATCGTTTTGGCTTGGGCACGCTCGTGCTGCTGTTGATCACCTTGGCGATGACGCCTTTGCAGCGAGTGAGTGGGTGGCCGGGCTGGGTCGCGGTTCGCCGCCAGTTGGGGCTGTGGTGTTTTGCCTGTGTGGTGGTGCACATGCTGGCGTATGGGTTCTTTATCCTGGGATTCGACTGGGCGCAGCTCGGCGTCGAGCTGGTCAAGCGGCCTTACATTATTGTCGGGAGCCTGGGTTTCCTCTGTTTGCTGGCGCTGGCGTTAACGTCCAATCGTTACAGCCAGCGTCGTTTGGGTGCGCGGTGGAAGAAACTCCATCGGCTCAGCTACGCCGTCCTCGGGCTGGGATTGCTGCATATGTTGTGGATCGTTAGGGCAGATCTAAAAGAGTGGGCTATATATGCCGGCATTGGCGCTTTCCTGTTGATACTTAGAATCCCTGCAATTGCTCGGCGAATCCCGCGTCGGACGGGGAGAAGAGCAGCTGCTGTAACAAAAGTTTAA
- a CDS encoding DUF4124 domain-containing protein, which produces MRWMILATALTLAVGTATGQAAQIYKWVDAQGVTHFDAQPPAGQSVQEIDIQKPVAPPTAAPATRPDANQEQQAIDTKVKKQVAADAAKRKAYCDRQRTNLAQLQNNPRVREEVNGEYRRFTEEERQARIAEVKRSIDDTCN; this is translated from the coding sequence ATGCGCTGGATGATTCTTGCCACCGCGCTGACGCTGGCAGTTGGGACTGCTACCGGTCAGGCGGCCCAGATCTATAAATGGGTCGATGCACAGGGGGTGACGCACTTCGACGCCCAGCCGCCTGCCGGACAGTCGGTTCAGGAAATCGACATACAAAAGCCGGTCGCGCCACCCACCGCTGCGCCGGCGACCCGCCCGGATGCCAATCAGGAACAGCAGGCCATCGACACTAAAGTGAAGAAGCAGGTCGCGGCCGACGCTGCCAAGCGCAAAGCGTATTGCGATCGCCAACGCACCAACCTTGCGCAGTTACAAAACAATCCGCGGGTGCGTGAAGAGGTCAACGGAGAATACAGACGCTTTACCGAAGAGGAGCGTCAGGCACGTATCGCCGAGGTCAAGAGGTCCATCGACGATACCTGCAACTGA
- a CDS encoding acetolactate synthase 3 large subunit has protein sequence MELLSGAEMVVRFLRDEGVEHIYGYPGGALLHIYDALFKEPAVSHILVRHEQAATHMADGYARATGKAGVVLVTSGPGATNAITGIATAYMDSIPMVVLSGQVPSNMVGTDAFQETDMIGISRPIVKHSFMIKHPSEIPEVLKKAFYLAQSGRPGPVVVDIPKDMTNPAEKFEYVFPKKAKLRSYSPAVRGHSGQIRKAVEMLLAAKRPIIYAGGGVVMGNGSAPLTELSQMLNAPVTNTLMGLGCYPGTDRQFVGMLGMHGSYTANLAMHHSDVILAVGARFDDRVINGASRFCPGAKIIHIDIDPASISKTIKADVPIVGPVESVLTEMVATLKEIGETPNKESVATWWKQIDEWRAGGDLFPYNRGDGSVIKPQAVIETLCEVTKGDAYVTSDVGQHQMFAAQYYRFNKPNRWINSGGLGTMGFGLPAAMGVALSFPDAHVACVTGEGSIQMNIQELSTCLQYNLPVKIILLNNGVLGMVRQWQDMSYSGRHSHSYMESLPDFVKLVEAYGHVGMKITDLKDLKPKMEEAFAMKDRLVFLDIQVDVAEHVYPMQIRDGSMRDMWLSKTERT, from the coding sequence GTGGAGCTTTTATCTGGCGCTGAAATGGTCGTCCGCTTTTTGCGTGACGAAGGCGTTGAGCATATCTATGGGTACCCGGGCGGTGCCCTCCTGCATATTTACGACGCGCTGTTCAAAGAGCCGGCCGTGAGCCACATCCTCGTTCGTCACGAACAGGCTGCGACCCACATGGCTGACGGTTATGCGCGCGCCACCGGCAAGGCTGGCGTGGTACTGGTGACTTCAGGTCCCGGTGCGACCAACGCCATCACCGGTATCGCGACCGCCTATATGGACTCGATTCCGATGGTTGTCCTGTCGGGTCAGGTACCCAGCAACATGGTGGGGACCGACGCATTCCAGGAAACCGACATGATCGGTATCTCCCGTCCGATCGTGAAGCACAGCTTCATGATCAAGCATCCGTCGGAAATTCCGGAAGTCCTGAAGAAGGCGTTCTACCTGGCGCAGTCCGGCCGTCCTGGTCCTGTCGTGGTCGACATTCCAAAAGACATGACCAACCCGGCCGAGAAATTCGAATACGTCTTCCCGAAAAAAGCCAAGTTGCGCTCCTACAGTCCGGCAGTTCGTGGTCATTCGGGGCAGATTCGCAAGGCGGTGGAGATGCTCCTGGCCGCCAAGCGTCCGATCATCTACGCCGGTGGCGGCGTGGTGATGGGCAACGGTTCGGCACCGCTGACCGAGCTCTCGCAAATGCTGAACGCTCCGGTGACCAATACCTTGATGGGCCTGGGCTGCTATCCGGGGACCGATCGCCAGTTCGTCGGCATGCTGGGCATGCACGGCAGCTACACCGCCAACCTGGCCATGCACCATTCTGACGTTATTCTGGCTGTCGGCGCGCGTTTCGACGATCGCGTGATCAACGGCGCCTCGCGTTTCTGTCCTGGCGCCAAGATCATTCACATCGATATCGACCCGGCTTCGATCTCCAAGACCATCAAGGCTGACGTGCCCATCGTAGGTCCTGTAGAAAGCGTCCTGACCGAAATGGTTGCGACACTCAAGGAAATCGGTGAGACCCCTAACAAGGAATCGGTGGCGACCTGGTGGAAGCAGATTGACGAATGGCGTGCGGGCGGCGACCTGTTTCCGTACAACCGCGGTGACGGCAGCGTCATCAAGCCTCAGGCGGTGATCGAAACTCTGTGCGAAGTGACCAAGGGCGATGCCTATGTCACCTCCGACGTGGGGCAGCATCAGATGTTTGCCGCGCAGTACTACCGTTTCAACAAGCCTAACCGCTGGATCAACTCCGGTGGTCTGGGCACCATGGGCTTCGGTCTTCCTGCGGCCATGGGCGTAGCGCTGAGCTTCCCTGATGCACATGTTGCCTGTGTGACGGGTGAAGGCAGTATCCAGATGAACATTCAGGAGCTGTCGACCTGCCTACAGTACAACCTGCCGGTTAAGATCATTCTGCTCAACAATGGCGTGCTTGGCATGGTCCGTCAGTGGCAGGACATGAGCTACAGCGGTCGTCACTCGCACTCCTACATGGAGTCGCTGCCTGATTTCGTGAAGCTGGTCGAAGCCTACGGTCACGTCGGCATGAAGATCACCGATCTGAAAGACTTGAAGCCGAAAATGGAAGAAGCGTTCGCCATGAAGGATCGCCTGGTGTTCCTCGACATCCAGGTCGACGTCGCCGAACACGTCTATCCGATGCAGATCAGAGACGGGTCGATGCGCGACATGTGGCTGAGCAAGACGGAGCGTACCTAA
- a CDS encoding YqcC family protein produces the protein MDKRFPEIADQLLLIERELRALGWWKEVPPSDEDLSSREPFCVDTLDFDQWLQWIFLPRMKIILEQNLALPNASGILEMAQMVYASRVQETRNLQALLAQFDRLITESV, from the coding sequence ATGGATAAAAGATTTCCGGAGATTGCCGATCAGTTGCTGTTGATCGAGCGTGAACTTCGCGCGCTGGGCTGGTGGAAAGAGGTCCCGCCCAGCGACGAAGATCTCTCGAGCCGCGAGCCGTTCTGCGTCGACACGCTGGACTTCGATCAGTGGCTGCAATGGATCTTCCTGCCCCGGATGAAAATCATCCTTGAGCAGAATCTGGCATTGCCCAATGCATCGGGCATTCTGGAAATGGCGCAAATGGTCTACGCCAGCCGCGTCCAGGAAACCCGCAATCTGCAAGCACTGCTGGCACAGTTCGATCGGCTGATCACAGAGTCGGTTTGA
- the pssA gene encoding CDP-diacylglycerol--serine O-phosphatidyltransferase — protein MSERPEEPNKASDAESLLPIDEHIEEGHDAEGRKVRHRGIYLLPNLFTTANLFAGFYAIISAMSAQSAMSAGDLAGASKYFAFSAIAIFVAMVLDGLDGRVARMTNTQSAFGAEYDSLSDMVAFGVAPALLAFGWALGDMGKVGWMVAFIYVAGAALRLARFNTQVGKADKRYFIGLASPAAAGVVAGTVWAFSDYGIQGSKLSFLVALLVAAAGMLMVSNIKYNSFKELDLKGRVPFVAILAVVLVFAVVFSDPPRILLLIFLGYAASGPIQYLLRLRRHK, from the coding sequence ATGAGCGAACGTCCCGAAGAGCCGAACAAGGCCTCTGACGCCGAAAGCCTGCTACCGATCGATGAACATATAGAAGAGGGTCACGACGCCGAAGGCCGCAAGGTCAGACATCGCGGCATTTATCTGCTGCCGAACCTCTTTACCACGGCGAACCTGTTCGCGGGTTTCTACGCTATCATCAGCGCGATGAGTGCTCAAAGCGCGATGAGTGCGGGTGATCTGGCGGGGGCGAGCAAATACTTCGCGTTTTCGGCCATCGCCATATTCGTGGCCATGGTCCTCGACGGGCTGGATGGTCGCGTCGCGCGCATGACCAATACCCAAAGTGCGTTCGGCGCCGAGTACGACTCGCTGTCCGACATGGTTGCCTTCGGTGTGGCGCCGGCGCTGCTGGCATTCGGCTGGGCGTTGGGTGACATGGGCAAAGTCGGCTGGATGGTCGCCTTTATCTATGTCGCAGGCGCCGCACTGCGCCTTGCGCGTTTCAATACGCAAGTGGGCAAAGCCGACAAGCGCTATTTCATTGGCCTGGCCAGTCCGGCTGCAGCGGGCGTCGTGGCCGGAACCGTGTGGGCATTCAGCGACTACGGCATCCAGGGCTCCAAACTGTCTTTTCTGGTCGCTCTGCTGGTCGCGGCGGCGGGCATGCTGATGGTCAGTAACATCAAGTACAACAGCTTCAAGGAGTTGGATCTGAAAGGGCGTGTGCCTTTCGTTGCGATTCTGGCAGTGGTGTTGGTCTTTGCTGTCGTATTCAGCGATCCGCCACGCATTCTGCTGCTGATTTTCCTTGGTTACGCAGCATCCGGTCCGATTCAGTATCTGTTGCGCTTGCGTCGGCACAAGTAG